ATTGTAAGTGTGACAAGCAGCGCAGGTAGGAAGGTCAAATGTTGAAATATAGTTGAAGCTGTATATTGAATTTCAGTAATTAAACATTATTAGATTAATTTCATTACATTGTTGTATAGGTAATGTTCTCATAGGTTAATGTATAGTAGAACAGAAGGATTTATGTAACCGTCATGTAATAAGGCCATAATGAAATAAGCTTGGAGCCTATGAAAGGGAAGAGAGAATGATACATGTAGCCTGGAGTTCACATTGTTTATTCAGTATTAAACAAAGAGATTTTAATGTGACTTCCAGGAGAGCAACTCAAATGGACATTAAAAGGGGGTAGTgtaaacaaaatgacattataGTGGACTACAGTCTAGTAACAATTCAGCTGGGCTGGGATAACTTTCAGAGTACTAGCAGAGGTGACCAGccttttaaatcaatattcaaATTCCATCtcataataacacaataaaCCCATGAAAGTCAACGGTTAGACATTTCTGAAGTCAAGACAATTCTAACAAAAATACTGATAATACTGAGCATGGAAAACATTGAAAGTGAACTTGTTTTCTTCCAGTATTACTGTAAGAGCTTGACTAGGGACAAGGGAAGTATTTGGAAACGAGATGATGACCTGTTTGgtacaaacacaacatccaACATACGTATCTTCAAATCATCTCTAAAATCCAGAGAATGATCTAAACGCAAGACTGGTGTTCATCTGGGGACTTTCTACATCTAGACAATATTATCCGTCTCCACACCAACCAGTTAGTGTTTTCTACCCCTCCAGACTTCTTCGATTCTCCACAAATTGTGAAGCACTCTCAGTATAGACATAAAGTAGCATTTAATGACTAAGATATAAAAAATTATTCCAACATCATTAAATTAAACTTGAAtggtgttttcactgtttttcagcCAAGCCCTtatcaaaatgttgtttcacaTGATTTATGTTACATGGCTAAACCTAGCTGTAGTATTGACAGACTTACCACTGCTGCACCTTCTCACTGCACTTTACAGTCCAACAAGACTCTTCAGAAACTCAGGTGAAACTGCTTTTGGGAAACAAGAATTTCACAGGAGGGTCAGACATGTTTATATGATAAACTGCTCAAAAGAGAGTTGCAAACCTATGCTGTCTGTCACCGATGGGctttttattgactttatttCCCACTTACATCTATGctaacagaaaacagacacaaacagataaGCCTGTCTGTGAGCTTCCCACTTATGGAAAGTGGGTTTAGACCTAAAAGATTGCAGAGTCTGTAAGAATCTTGAAACTTGAGTTGGATTGAGTGGGGTTGTAGTAATGATAGGGAACAACATGTAAATCGGGTCGGTTTGATAAACAGTGAACCTATTGTTTTAGCAGTGGAATGAGTCAGTAGGAAACATATCATAATATGCATTCATATTCAGACAAAGCAGTCTGAATGAAATCAGGGTGACCTGTCTATTTTAATACGGCCTGCGGACAGGCAGAGGAGCCGTACCATTAATGACAGTGGAGACCAGTTCTGCTGGCAGTAGCGTGTCGATTCTGTAGGCTTGTTGTGTACAAACTGTAATCCAGTGGTACAAAACTTCTGTTGTTTACTAGCCAGTGTTACTGAGTAAGTGTTACTTTGGTTTCAGTCTCATATAGGTTAGCCTTGCCCCTCAATCCAGCACTCCTATTCCTTTTATTCCTATTCCTGGTGACACAGAACATGTCCCGAGATGAAGCACCATTGTCAGAATCTGCACTTGGAATATCTTGTAAATCCAAACAAAAGAAGTTATCACTTCCAtacataatattatataatcCAGTTCTCCCTTCATAAATCTCATTGTTTTGTAAAGAATTGCATTGTTTTCCAGGGCTCTCCAGGACTTTGTCTCAGTTGAGTTTGAACATATCCCAGAATTTGAAACACATCCTATCTGAGTTAAACAGACATGAAAAGTCATAATATCTTCTCAAGTTGCATTAGTTGATTTGCAAAAAGTTGCATTTTCTGCTTCTGTGTTATCAGGTTGATTTACAGCCTTAGCGTATATTCTTAATCATCAGTGTTATATATCAGCCCTTAAAATAGGGTTTAATCAACCACAGCCACATTAGCATAGCAAAAACCCTTCAATGTACAAGTAATTATAGGTCTAGAAACTAAGGTCCAGTAAGAGGAAAACTCTTTGGTATTTCCAAGAAAAAAGGATTGCACAAACAGTATTTgatcagagaggagagagatttgtatcaagtcatttttaaatgcacaaCAGATCTAGGTGAAATCTCGAGAGGTATTGGGTTGGAGAAGGTATGAATCTGAGCATATGAGAGTGCGGGCCTGTTATCAAAAGCGTACCATTCATACTACGAGCATATGGATCTAACTTAGCATAATGTCATGAGATTTTCACTCAAGGAATTAAATTAGATGTTGAGCAATGTCTGCTTTGCTGAGAGCCCGGCAAAACCCGATAAGACAGAAATGTGATTTTCACATTGGAGGAGAAATGCAAATATCTTAACTAAAATCTACAAAACAAGGATTAATAGAGATTTGGCAAAGGCGAGGAATCGACTTGAAAATTCAGGCCTTAAGCTAAGCCAAGGCCATTTGTTCACATAGCAAGAAcgacaaagaaaaatgaaatttatTAGAAAAGAGATGATGCCTTCCAATCCTCTACCAGTCTTTTACCAGTCCTACCCATTCAGTCGAGAAAGAATTCACTGAATACAGCGAAAGcctcttaaaataaaaaatggaaaagtaaaCAGGATGTGAAACATTAAACGAGGAGAGACTTTTGATCAAGAACTCGCTCCCTTCACATGTTAGATTAAAGAATTTGTCCATGAGTGATGCTTTCAACTATTCGCTCTGTGATGTCCATCATTTACACTACTCATCTTATGGGACCCATCTTCAGGCTGATGCATGACGCCCTCATGGTTCTTCTCTGAATAAGTCCGTTAAGTGAAGTGCATattaacaaaagaaatgtgtctgtaataTTGCCACAAGCCACcattaatgttttctttatcttgtACATTGCAACAAGGACGACAGCAGTGGATTCAACGTCCTCCActaagggtgtgtgtgtcacagaggcCACGGTATGCAATCAAACTGGACGACTTTAACCTTGCcaaagacaggaggacagactaCATTTCTACGAGATCTGAGCGTCCATTTTCCTATTATGCTGCTGCTCTTATCTACAGAAACACTAAAATCCGGTTAAATGGAGCCATTTTCTCATTTGCCTTTGGAGGTCATTTTTCATGCTTGGAGAACTCCAGTCATTCAGATGGCACAAGGGGCTCCATTGTAGTAATAGCTTGTTCTGTGAGGGTCCAGAGGCCTGGACTGCACGGCATGGCAGACACTCGTGGACCACAGCTGGAACCCACTCTGAACCAAACACCCAGCTGTGTAGTAATGGACCAACAGCAAAGACAAGGCAGGGGAGACTGCTGTCCCATCATTTGATCAATAAGGGAAGGATGAATTCACTAATGACCAATCTCAGCATTAGGTCACATCTTTTGCTTGGCAAACCCTGTAAGAAACATTGGACATATTGTGTAGCCAACACAGCCAGCCAATATAGTGTAAACCACAGAGCCCAGGCAACAAAGACTCAAGGTCTTTCTGATAAGACACTCGTCGAAGTTGAGGCCTGTAGGAGTGTGCAGCAGATCTACTTTGCCCCCTGTGATGGTGGGTTGGGGCCTCAGGAGGAGAAGCAAAGGCTGCAGCACTCCATACAGATCTCCAGGCAGTCTGCAGATTCGCAGCAGGCGTCAATGATGCCACAGTCCATGTCACAGGGCAGGTCGCAGTCGCCACACTCCTCCGtcgcacagcagcagcagaaacacgaGTCGTCCCCCGCACAGGAGCCGCAGGTGGCACAGTCCAGCACGATGTTACACAGAGTTAGGAACTCACAGAAGAGGCACGCCAGAATACAGTGAACACAGCAgtctggagagaaagagagacagacaggcagagtgaGTGGGTTTCTTAACATTCACCattcatatttcttttcttGTATTACCAGTTTGTATTCTAGTCACAtatgcttcttttctttttctccttcatccCATATTTTGTCTCTATATACACCAGAAATCATGGAACATGACTGAGTAATTAGTTCGCAAGAAAACATTGCCAGGCCAGATATTAAGGACAGCCAGTGGCCTGGTGGCATTAACACACTGACTTACAACATCTGCTCTTTAATAGGGAGTAGGAAAAACTAATTTCTGGTCTTAACTAAATCGCCCTTTGTAATAAGCCTGTTATCTTTACCTCTCCGCTCAGCCACAGAACCACTCTCCTCTTTGTTGAGCTCTAAGTATCAGCATTAGTCACGTAGAAGACATGACTGTCTGTGCTTGTAATTATTAGTCAAAAGAAAAGACGGTGTCTTTCACCATAGAACAGTTACCTTGAGGTGGAAATGATAAATACCATGCTATTTGTACTTTGTTATTGCTTTTCAAGTGTGCTGGATAGAACTTGCTTCCTTTTAAAGATGCAAAAGTTGATAAAACCACTCAAGTCGTGGTGGTGGAACAGACCTGTATTTCAAAGCAGGCAACAGAGGACATCGCTCATCAGCAGTGACTGAAGGAATGAGAAGGTTAATATACTGagatattttcattaatttctactttggtttatgatttTCTGTTGCCATTACCATGTGTAGTTGGTAAAGATAAATGCAATTTACATTCAGTACAGAACACACTCTTCAACAGAgctgttaatgttaatttatGGCAACAatttacaaattacaaataaatcaGTAAATTCCATTGCTGTTTGTTAGATTTCCAATCTTCTGACCAGACATATGGAAAAACCTTTTTGTGGATATTGAACCTTGCTAcgcatccctccctctccagccgTATCTCACCGTCCTGTGCCTCTGTAGGGATCTGGGAGCTGTTGCTCTTGGAGCTGCTCTTGCTCCTCTTGCTGCTCTGGGAGGTGATGGAGGGGTTGGACTGCAATTTCTTGGTGTGTTTAGGTCCTGCtgaagaggacgaggaggtggaTGAGCCGCCTCTCGGGAGAGAGCCCAGCTTAGGATGCTCATGAGGGCCCCCATTCCTGATCCCGTTGGACTGgagggcgtgtgtgtgagacgtGTGCGTGTGATGCGGACAGTGCGTgtgaggggagtgtgtgtgtgcatggtgcTTGGCTCCGTTGCGCAGCTGGCTGCTGGGCTGTGTCCGACATGGCTGGGTGTGGTGGATAGGCGTAGatctggctgctggctgagctgGGGAGGGACAAAAGTACATTAATTAACCATAGGCGGtgggaaataaacattttttaattaatattaattcaaGTCAAGTCAGATTAGCGGTGCTGCTGTTAAATGTTCCTGTCACTGCGTTCAcatataaatgtttttgctctgtgtCCTTTACTCAATCTGGATCACTggactaaaatgtaaaatatagtATTAGACTATATAACAAAATATAGATAACTATCAAAAGGAATCATAGACAGCAGCAATGCATCATTGTAGCATCTAGTCTGTCAAATCcaaagaacagaagaagaaaatgtggcCATTTCGAATATTAAATtgtatatgtattatatttggGACTCCCAATCCCAACCCTCCCATCATGGgtgtacatttttttccaaagtTAATCCTTGGCTTTTTGAAGTAATCTTCAACTATTTGATTATGTCATTTCTTTATCTTATCTGGAATAAACATTATTGCAGGGTTACCATCATCTTAATAGTGTTTATCTTGCCCCAAAGCATGAGGTTAATTGCtttccacttgtttttttatcttttgaaGTGATGGTGCAATATATTTGTTGtatgaaatcattattttattattaaattatttgtGAAACTTGGCTTGGTAGCGCTCGGGTGATGTGCGATGTCCACTGGGGTGTGGCACAGGATGACAGGATAGGTGCTGTCTGGTAACTGGATACATGGTATGCGGTTTAGGTGGGCTTTTGAATGAAATGACCTCACTGTGTGTCAACAGACAGTGTTTCCTTGTTGAGCCGCAGTGTAGGAACACAAAGACTCTTCTGGGTTTGTCAAACTGAGACTGCTGTCTCATCATAATCACTTTGGCTTTAATTAGGGATCTGCATGCAGCCAGTATGGCCTGGAGGAACAATTACAATGACCAGTGGTGCTTTCAATATACATAAATTTGAGTAttgaaaaaaagcatttatatattttttacattttataacattttattggGACAGAGATTTGTATATAAGGTGAGAGCAGGACAGCTAGCATGTGTGACAATGCAGCTGATCACTGCCAGCATTGTGGCAGGGTCCCTCTCAGCGTGTCTGCAGACTTGTGCTGATGCAGCGTCACTGAGAGAGACGCTCTGGGAGTCCAATTACAAAGCCAACCCCAAAGGCAATAGCTCATGGGAAGAGCTATGTATTTACTGTACTGACCCCTGATCCTTCGTCTAGACTCTTACACAACTACAAAAAGacttcaggaaaaaaagacaggatAAATGAAAAGAGTGTGAGAGCGGAAAGGGGAGTATTTATCTCTGGAAAAAACCCATCCTGTCAGTACCTGATTTCTTGGAAGAATGCTGTTTTGTGATACAACATATAgactacaaacacaaacacttgagCACATGCACATTTGTAACATTTGGTTCAACGTACCGCTCAGTATATTTTACCTCCAAGTGCTACCAAGCACTAACTACTCAgctagagagagggaggcagaaaagCACACCTCGGCTGCCAAACCAAACACACGCGctgaaaagaagaataaaatggAAGCCTGGTTTTTATATATTATGGTAGTATTTAATACCATCCTATTGAGGCCCTAAATATTTTCTTGACCTGAAAGCATATGGTGTAGAGAGGTGTGGTGAGACTTAACAGGGCAGGGTAAAGTACAACAGACCCACagaaaatcaaagcagaaactgtagctctctctctctctctctctctctctctctctcgctctctctctctctcacacacacacacacacagttgcactgAGAGGCAAACAGAGTGTGGTCCTGAGCTCTAGCTATGAAACACGACTGGCAGTAAAAGCGTCCGTTCGATAACCGCTCTGAGACAGATAACCCATCCAGGCCTGTTTTGATTGGCTGATGGCCGTGGTCACACAACCAATCCAGTGTTATTAAAGATTCTTTCATTCAGCGTTTTCTAACTTTGCTCCAGATGTTTGGCAGGCTGCagggccagtgtgtgtgtgtatgagtgtgtaggtgtgcgtgcatgtgtagggccagagagaaagagccaTACTTTCTCCTCTAAAGTATGTCAAAAGTCAATACCTGCTGGTCTCCTGtgttatgtctctctctctcttcctcttttctccccgaCTTCATCTCCTCCCTTTCTGTGTCCTCCCTTtatccctttctgtctctcttcccttttGCTCCCTTTTAGTCTTTTTGCACACAATACCGTATTTTAATGCTCTGAGCTGGCCAGGATGTAGGTCGGTAAGAGAAGAAGGGGAttagagagaggggaggggggctgtGCACAGTTTTTCAGTATTCCCGTTAGGTCTGTATTGTCCAGGGGATTGTGAGTTGTTGAGAAATTCCTGCttcttgtgagtgtgtgtgtgtgtgtgtgtgtgtgtgtgtgtgtgtgtgtgtgtgtgtgtgtgtgtgtgtgtgtgtgtgtgtgtgtgagtgagtgtatgaATACAGTACATAGGCGGATCTGGcaggcaaacagacagacagagagagacggggagtaAGGACTGTCTCCAAACAGAGCTTGAGGTTAggcccactcacacacacaaatatatgcaTGCAAGAACATGTGTGGACACACACTTatgcgcatgcacacacacacacgcacagaaaaaacacaaggtCCCTTTGTCTGAGATCAAGAAAGTAAGGAAGAAAgatggagtgagaaagagagaaaaagttgAAGAAATGGGCTGCTGGTTGAGCATATTTGGACCAGGAGGATGAATGGGTGTGACTCATAAACACAATGATTCAGCAGTGGTGCTAGttaaaaataacagcaaataAAGAGCCAAATGACTGTGGGATTAACATGATGAGACTGGGAAACCGCAGAGCATGCGTGTGTGCGGAAAACGCTGCAGTGCTGGCCACTGGGGGTCCCGCGACCTCTGGCACGATGTGCGTATCTACATGTATATCTGCGCAGTTGTGAGCGAGtgagtcaccccccccccacacacacacacacacacacccaccccccaccttattcacacacctccacctcttcctATTCTCCTGGCGTCTCTCAGCTACCCTGTACTTACACACCTCCCTCCCAGACCAGAGAACTGCTgttcatctgtctctctataCTTATCCTCTGCTGGAATGAGTCACCAGAATGACGgtgaagtctgtctgtctcctttccAGCTGCTTTATCCTACCGTCTCCTCTGGTGCAGTTTGTCTGTCTATGTAGGTTAAAGTGTTGAAAGTGTTGAACTATATAGACACATGAGAATAATGTCAtaaaaaacgctgaccaagtTTGCATTCTGAAATACAACTTAATTAATAAACAACACAGTtaaaaggatggatggatgatactTGCACCCTCATACTAACTTTACgcaaatgtacatatttttgcATTATCAGGTACAAAAGAGCAGAAGCAAAGTATCTCTGTGTCCAACCAAATATTTTTTACTGATTCTAAACGCTAACAAATGCCAAAAccaaactgtaaaatgtgattgtttACTGTGTAAATCACACAAGATTTTAACCATTTTGAGATGCCTGTAAAACATCTATTTTCCCCAAAAACCAGAATGCATGGTTGGGTTGTTTTTAATTGTGGGCTTAAGTCTAAGTGTTAACTGCTAAAACTGTGACAATGGGAAAATGACAAGTTGGTGCTGCATAATGTTATTTTAAACAGTTTCCAATGAGATTTCACCACCATTTGTGGAAGCTATACTGCACGACAACCCTTAGTTGCACTTACCCACTACAGTGACTGCACAAGACTTCAAAATTAGGTGTGAGCAGGAAAAATTAGAACTTTGCTTCAAATTTAAGGTAAATTTGTTGTACAAACAACACctacgtcttttttttttttttttttacacttttagtACTTTAAAGACATCAAAATAGTGATATATAGTATCCCATCATTTAAAATGAGACTACAGAGTTTAACAGAGTATCTCAGTAAAAAAGTTCTTATCAAGACAAGTTTAAAGAGGTACAGTAGACAGTAGTCTGATTAAGGCTCATTgtgttaaaatgacatgtttgaATTGCTTTTTAGGTTTAGCTGTTGGAGCATGTTTTGACCCTTGAGGATTTACTAGAGAGCTGCACTTCTAACAAAGTAGAGTGACATAATCTcagttgtgtgtattttgaaCCCAATCAATCCTCATGATTCCAAACAATcacctgaaactgaaaataaccCAAGTTAACCTTTGAATAGCAAGTATAATAACCAAACACTGTTCTTATCCTTAAAGAAAACAGTAGTTGCCAGCACTAGTGGGCAAGAAAGACCTGTTTGCTCCCATGCTAAGGTTTCATTTGAACAGTGCACTTGGTTACAGTACATCTGGATTATAGAATTAGTCTATAATTAGTATGAAGTGCTTTAACATGAAAGGTGAGCAACCATATATTCATCAAAATGcttcatttacttttttgtgaaattaaatATAGATATTAAGACCCAAAGAAACTCTACAAACTTCCAGTCTAAATACAGAAGAGTGTGATAACTGCTAATTCACATGCTTACATGATCGTAAATctaatcaacaaataaaacaaatagcATAAAATGCAAATCATTTAGATCATTTAGCACTCAAAGTCAACTGACTGCACGTTGACTGATGTGTTCGTGCCTGCACATGTTGGCAGAAGAGCTTTTTCTataacaggaaaaacacagctgtgcatGAGCATTAGTCTTTTgcgttttgttttgtaatttggcaagaacatttctttgtttgtgtgtttgcatgaaaacCTGAAATATGACTTTAGCTGAcgcaaaaaacacaataacaactCGCCCAAAACATTCTGGAAAATCTCatccattttacttttttttttgacattcaGTTTATTCTCTTCAACCCAGCTGTTGGAAAACCACTTAAATTGATTTACTTTGTTGCTAATTTGTGCAAAATTCAGAGGGCTTGGTCTATATTTtgaagaaaagagggagataCAGTGAACTTGAACAGCATGACACACTGCATCACTAATCCCTGACCTGACTCATCAACCAAACATCTCACTCACAGATGACCCCTGACATAACCCCTGTGACTCATCACTTCCCACACAGCTGGATTTTCGGACACTCGGCTTTGTGTCCCGGTGACacaaatttgtgtgtgtgtgtgtgtgtttaaatgtgacCAACAAAGAGAAATTCATATAATCTTGGAATACTGatagaaaaggaaagagagactTAAGGCTTTGCAACGGAGATGGAAAACAGTTTCTGCACAGTGACTGGTTTCTAATTAAAGGCAATGTCACAGTCCTGTTAGATTTCCCAccaacaacacacagcacacccCTCCCCTTTGATGACAAGATAATAACAAACAGCTCTACTCAGCatttccctcacacacactttcatgcCCTCATTCACACATGGGTAAAAACGTCTGCCTTCTATCTTGTTtatattcatttcattaaatgaaaatattccagactgataaaaataaataaagtggaaGTGCCATGAATGCTACTGTGATGCTGTCAGTGATGAATTGCATGTGTCATTTTTTCCTCATGAGTCCAAAAGAGTGCAAGCGGTTCAACATCTGTGAACATGTGTATCCTGCTGTGACTGTGACGTCAAAGACAGCAGTGTGTTCATGACATCACTGACAAGGAGTGTGTGCTCGACTCAGGTCAAAACACACGCTCACATATGTT
This region of Pempheris klunzingeri isolate RE-2024b chromosome 2, fPemKlu1.hap1, whole genome shotgun sequence genomic DNA includes:
- the mdfi gene encoding uncharacterized protein mdfi — its product is MDEERSAPAISPEPPDDGDPSPPAAQPSSNTASTTESANSCPNPKPCPSPDVAHTYTEPLILRLNGTPERLLSDDGNKWNSRLSHTELTTPGKSITSQPAARSTPIHHTQPCRTQPSSQLRNGAKHHAHTHSPHTHCPHHTHTSHTHALQSNGIRNGGPHEHPKLGSLPRGGSSTSSSSSAGPKHTKKLQSNPSITSQSSKRSKSSSKSNSSQIPTEAQDDCCVHCILACLFCEFLTLCNIVLDCATCGSCAGDDSCFCCCCATEECGDCDLPCDMDCGIIDACCESADCLEICMECCSLCFSS